Proteins from one Thermobifida alba genomic window:
- a CDS encoding GNAT family N-acetyltransferase, producing MSTRPRARRVRILRAEPIRTQRLRLDPLRVDDAAELAGALADPALYRFLGGRAPDEEQLRRRYADLVEGSDEPGVSWCTWTVRELDGGRAVGMVQAVTGPDVGGLRAVISWMVGTAWQRRGYAVEAAQALVEWLRRRGVRTVTAHIDPRNTASAAVARSLGLVRGGDHHGEEVWTDRPRHG from the coding sequence ATGAGTACCCGACCGCGTGCCCGCCGGGTGCGGATCCTGCGGGCCGAGCCGATCCGCACGCAGCGGCTCCGCCTGGACCCGCTGCGGGTGGACGACGCCGCGGAACTGGCCGGGGCCCTGGCGGACCCGGCGCTGTACCGCTTCCTCGGCGGGCGGGCCCCCGACGAGGAGCAGCTGCGCCGACGCTACGCCGACCTGGTGGAGGGCTCCGACGAGCCGGGGGTGTCGTGGTGCACCTGGACGGTGCGGGAGCTGGACGGCGGGCGGGCGGTGGGCATGGTGCAGGCCGTCACGGGACCCGACGTGGGCGGGCTGCGCGCGGTCATCTCCTGGATGGTGGGCACGGCCTGGCAGCGGCGCGGCTACGCGGTCGAGGCCGCGCAGGCGCTGGTGGAGTGGCTGCGGCGACGGGGGGTGCGGACCGTCACCGCGCACATCGACCCGCGCAACACCGCGTCGGCGGCGGTGGCCCGTTCCCTGGGACTGGTGCGCGGCGGCGACCACCACGGCGAGGAGGTGTGGACCGACCGTCCCCGACACGGCTGA
- a CDS encoding ribonuclease Z has translation MSTRELTILGTASAVPTKRRGHNGYFLRWDAHGILFDPGEGTQRQMRHAGLSAHDITRVCVTHFHGDHSLGLPGVVQRIARDRVDHPVRVAYPAAGQRYWEHLRHATSFVDTDVIEAQPLTGDEAAAPGEDDLTVTALPLHHSIPTYGYRLAEPDRVHMLADRLAQRGVHGPAVGRLKAEGFLVDESGQRLELADYSTVRRGQVFAFVMDTGLCDNAVRLAEGADLLVIEATFLDGDAGLAERYRHLTAGQAGMVAARAGVRRLVLTHISERYDRDDDARFVEQAAAHFDGEIVLAQDLTRVTVPPRR, from the coding sequence ATGTCGACGCGCGAACTCACCATCCTGGGCACCGCCAGCGCCGTGCCCACCAAGCGGCGCGGACACAACGGGTACTTCCTGCGCTGGGACGCCCACGGCATCCTGTTCGACCCCGGGGAGGGCACCCAGCGGCAGATGCGGCACGCGGGCCTGTCCGCACACGACATCACCCGGGTGTGCGTGACCCACTTCCACGGCGACCACAGCCTGGGCCTGCCCGGGGTGGTGCAGCGCATCGCCCGCGACCGCGTCGACCACCCGGTGCGGGTGGCCTATCCGGCGGCCGGACAGCGGTACTGGGAGCACCTGCGGCACGCCACCTCCTTCGTCGACACCGACGTCATCGAGGCCCAGCCCCTCACCGGGGACGAGGCGGCCGCGCCGGGCGAGGACGACCTGACCGTCACCGCGCTGCCGCTGCACCACTCGATCCCCACCTACGGCTACCGGCTGGCCGAACCCGACCGGGTGCACATGCTGGCCGACCGCCTGGCGCAGCGCGGCGTGCACGGCCCCGCGGTGGGCCGGCTCAAGGCCGAGGGGTTCCTCGTCGACGAGTCCGGGCAGCGCCTGGAACTGGCCGACTACAGCACGGTGCGGCGCGGACAGGTGTTCGCGTTCGTGATGGACACCGGCCTGTGCGACAACGCGGTGCGCCTGGCCGAGGGCGCCGACCTGCTGGTGATCGAGGCGACCTTCCTCGACGGCGACGCCGGCCTGGCCGAACGCTACCGGCACCTGACCGCCGGCCAGGCCGGGATGGTCGCCGCCCGCGCCGGCGTGCGCCGCCTGGTGCTCACCCACATCTCCGAACGCTACGACCGCGACGACGACGCCCGGTTCGTGGAGCAGGCCGCCGCCCACTTCGACGGGGAGATCGTCCTGGCCCAGGACCTGACCCGGGTGACGGTGCCGCCGCGCCGGTGA
- a CDS encoding septal ring lytic transglycosylase RlpA family protein, with amino-acid sequence MGRFPVRLRRPGRAAATVTAAAAVLTATATAAFAFGDLDGGEQTLGAAVLPEAPPPPQASAAPLLGDDRDRAVQSLREAVADGVRTTQADAAPAAQSPDPGAGDASGESGQCEASMYGDPQPTASGETFDPTAMTAAHKTLPFDTMVEVTNIANGQSVTVRINDRGPYIEGRCLDLSTAAFSAIASPSQGVVQVSWRVVG; translated from the coding sequence GTGGGTCGATTCCCTGTCCGACTGCGCAGACCCGGTCGCGCCGCGGCCACCGTCACCGCCGCTGCGGCCGTGCTCACCGCCACCGCCACCGCGGCGTTCGCGTTCGGTGACCTGGACGGCGGTGAGCAGACCCTCGGCGCGGCCGTGCTGCCCGAGGCGCCGCCCCCGCCGCAGGCCTCGGCGGCCCCCCTGCTGGGAGACGACCGCGACCGGGCCGTGCAGAGCCTGCGGGAGGCCGTGGCCGACGGGGTGCGCACCACGCAGGCCGACGCGGCACCGGCCGCACAGTCCCCCGACCCCGGGGCGGGCGACGCCTCCGGTGAGAGCGGGCAGTGCGAGGCGTCCATGTACGGCGACCCGCAGCCCACCGCCTCGGGGGAGACCTTCGACCCCACGGCGATGACCGCGGCGCACAAGACCCTGCCCTTCGACACCATGGTCGAGGTCACCAACATCGCCAACGGGCAGAGCGTCACGGTGCGCATCAACGACCGCGGCCCCTACATCGAGGGCCGCTGCCTGGACCTGAGCACCGCCGCGTTCTCCGCGATCGCCTCCCCCAGCCAGGGCGTGGTGCAGGTGTCGTGGAGGGTGGTGGGGTGA
- a CDS encoding Hsp20/alpha crystallin family protein, whose product MALPVTRRRERLIPAQWSAFPEFEELYDRMGRLLETAFGEPAATPMTWTPLADVSEDDTSYIVEVEVPGMSKDDIDIQVNGNEMIISGHIEKEEKEGVRAHRRMRRYGQFEYRTLLPGDIETEGVRAKLDNGVLTVTAPKSAEDQPRRVSIES is encoded by the coding sequence ATGGCGCTTCCCGTGACCCGCCGCCGGGAACGGCTCATTCCCGCCCAGTGGAGCGCGTTCCCCGAGTTCGAGGAGCTCTACGACCGGATGGGACGGCTGCTGGAGACGGCCTTCGGCGAACCCGCGGCCACGCCGATGACGTGGACGCCCCTGGCGGACGTGTCGGAGGACGACACCTCCTACATCGTGGAGGTCGAGGTCCCGGGAATGTCCAAGGACGACATCGACATCCAGGTCAACGGCAACGAAATGATCATCTCCGGCCACATCGAGAAGGAGGAGAAGGAGGGCGTGCGCGCCCACCGGCGCATGCGCCGCTACGGCCAGTTCGAGTACCGCACCCTGCTGCCCGGCGACATCGAAACCGAAGGGGTGCGGGCCAAACTCGACAACGGGGTGCTCACCGTGACGGCACCCAAGAGCGCCGAGGACCAGCCCCGCCGCGTCAGCATCGAGAGCTGA
- a CDS encoding TM0106 family RecB-like putative nuclease translates to MFRTGSGWVFSPTDLVDAMECQHRSTLKHALAAGVDGAPAPETLDPLVARGGEAHEHAERDRLVGLFGDGVVSIDNPRPTHADLTAAAEATREAMHAGVPVIYQGVFYEPVSPGVAFHGRADFLISTAVDPATGEHRDSGGKPRYEPWDTKLAHHVRPGAVLQLAAYAEALGRTGPGEPEFMHLLTGDGRVHSLRVAEYLPLLPQVRDRLLRRLTDRPALPRPLWAQPCPACDHCGYATLCAQGRAQDRHLSLVAGIRGDQIAKLRDAGITTIDALACARDEDRPPLLPRHSYTRLREQAALQVRQDATRTPEDPTGTVYATVYADDGLAMLPEPSPGDVFFDMEGYPYHEGRGLEYLFGAFTCDDGRFHAFWAHDRAQERQAFEAFVDFVCARVDADAGAHVYHYASYEADRLKTLAASFGTRETQVDELLRQRRLVDLYTVVKKSLRVSQRSYSIKSLEPLYLEQGRSGAVVTAASSIDAYAAYLSAREAGDGAEAERILADIAAYNRDDCVSTARLRDWLEKLRVEHGISARPVASGIVTEEDAERAAQAARRRAEAEERMRALTGPLLAQVPAEEAQRDAEQQARALLAALVGYYRREEAPLWWDFFRRLAAPVEELEADTDCLVPLRVHAHDWVQPQGRQRKAARRVELRADAGRPHPFTTGEQVRLLYPGPPGQAAETVTATVEHAGADRLVVVEKCDVGAEDDRRPVAVLPGAPVRSSPKDEALWELAEHAVRALPESARSAGLDVLRRTPPRLRGGAPLPDPRDFGGDVVAAVIAAVDALDGSYLAVQGPPGAGKTYLAARLITHLVASGRSVGVCSTSHKAIENVMAAAVRAAEENGTVLACAKRPADKPDPDLPWQQPRQVRDLVRWCTEQDGGFLVGGTAWNFANPGMREVALDVLIIDEAGQFALADTLAVSTAARDLVLLGDPQQLPQVVQGTHGEGADRSALEHLVGDTEIIDASRGYFLDQSRRMHPRVCEPVSHLAYRGRLHAHPTAALRGLAGVEAGLYRCVVEHTGRSTHSPEEVTAVVELAARLVGTRFREPGAEPRPLTGADILVVAPFNLQVRALRAALAEAGLDAVRVGTVDRFQGQEAPVVLCSMTVSGAAEAARGLDFVLSRNRLNVALSRAQVLAALVYSPSLLHATPRSVSELRVLAGFAELCSRARDWNP, encoded by the coding sequence GTGTTCCGTACCGGATCGGGGTGGGTGTTCTCCCCCACCGATCTCGTGGACGCGATGGAGTGTCAGCACCGCAGCACCCTCAAGCACGCCCTGGCCGCAGGCGTGGACGGCGCCCCCGCCCCCGAAACCCTGGACCCCCTGGTGGCCCGCGGCGGGGAGGCCCACGAACACGCCGAACGGGACCGCCTGGTCGGCCTGTTCGGCGACGGCGTGGTGAGCATCGACAACCCCCGCCCCACCCACGCCGACCTGACCGCCGCGGCCGAAGCCACCCGCGAGGCCATGCACGCCGGGGTCCCCGTCATCTACCAGGGCGTCTTCTACGAGCCGGTGAGTCCGGGAGTGGCCTTCCACGGCCGCGCCGACTTCCTCATCAGCACCGCCGTGGACCCGGCCACCGGCGAGCACCGCGACAGCGGCGGCAAACCCCGCTACGAGCCGTGGGACACCAAACTCGCCCACCACGTCCGCCCCGGAGCGGTCCTGCAGCTGGCCGCCTACGCCGAGGCGCTGGGCCGCACCGGACCGGGCGAACCGGAGTTCATGCACCTGCTCACCGGGGACGGCCGCGTCCACTCCCTGCGGGTGGCCGAGTACCTGCCGCTGCTGCCGCAGGTACGCGACCGCCTGCTGCGCCGACTCACCGACCGGCCCGCACTGCCCCGCCCCCTGTGGGCGCAACCGTGCCCGGCCTGCGACCACTGCGGCTATGCGACCCTGTGCGCGCAGGGCCGCGCCCAGGACCGGCACCTGAGCCTGGTGGCCGGGATCCGCGGCGACCAGATCGCGAAACTCCGCGACGCCGGCATCACCACCATCGACGCGCTGGCGTGCGCCCGCGACGAGGACCGGCCGCCGCTGCTGCCCCGCCACTCCTACACCCGGCTGCGTGAACAGGCCGCCCTGCAGGTCCGCCAGGACGCCACCCGCACCCCCGAGGACCCCACCGGCACCGTCTACGCCACCGTCTACGCCGACGACGGGCTGGCGATGCTGCCCGAACCCTCTCCCGGCGACGTGTTCTTCGACATGGAGGGCTACCCCTACCACGAAGGACGCGGCCTGGAATACCTGTTCGGCGCTTTCACCTGCGACGACGGACGCTTCCACGCGTTCTGGGCGCACGACCGCGCCCAGGAGCGGCAGGCCTTCGAGGCGTTCGTGGACTTCGTGTGCGCCCGCGTCGACGCCGACGCGGGCGCACACGTCTACCACTACGCCTCCTACGAGGCCGACCGGCTCAAGACACTGGCGGCGTCGTTCGGCACCCGCGAGACCCAGGTCGACGAGCTGCTGCGGCAGCGCCGCCTGGTCGACCTGTACACCGTGGTGAAAAAGAGCCTGCGCGTCTCCCAACGCTCCTACTCCATCAAGTCCCTGGAACCCCTCTACCTGGAGCAGGGCCGCTCCGGCGCGGTGGTCACGGCGGCGTCCAGCATCGACGCCTACGCCGCCTACCTCAGCGCACGCGAGGCCGGCGACGGCGCCGAGGCGGAACGGATCCTCGCCGACATCGCCGCCTACAACCGCGACGACTGCGTGTCCACCGCGCGGCTACGCGACTGGTTGGAGAAGCTGCGCGTCGAACACGGCATCAGCGCCCGCCCCGTGGCCTCCGGCATCGTCACGGAAGAGGACGCCGAACGCGCCGCGCAGGCCGCGCGGCGGCGCGCCGAGGCCGAAGAACGCATGCGGGCCCTGACCGGGCCCCTGCTGGCGCAGGTGCCGGCCGAGGAGGCGCAGCGCGACGCCGAACAGCAGGCCAGGGCGCTGCTGGCGGCGCTGGTCGGCTACTACCGGCGGGAGGAGGCGCCGCTGTGGTGGGACTTCTTCCGCCGCCTGGCCGCCCCGGTGGAGGAGCTGGAGGCCGACACCGACTGCCTGGTGCCGTTACGGGTGCACGCCCACGACTGGGTCCAGCCGCAGGGACGGCAGCGCAAGGCCGCACGGCGGGTGGAACTGCGGGCCGACGCCGGCCGACCGCACCCCTTCACCACGGGCGAGCAGGTGCGGCTGCTGTACCCCGGACCTCCCGGACAGGCCGCCGAAACGGTGACGGCCACGGTGGAGCACGCGGGAGCCGACCGGCTGGTCGTGGTGGAGAAGTGCGACGTGGGCGCCGAGGACGACCGCCGCCCCGTGGCGGTGCTGCCCGGCGCCCCGGTGCGGTCCTCACCCAAGGACGAAGCACTGTGGGAACTGGCCGAGCACGCCGTGCGGGCCCTGCCCGAATCCGCCCGCTCGGCCGGACTGGACGTCCTGCGCCGCACCCCGCCCCGGCTGCGCGGCGGCGCCCCCCTGCCCGACCCGCGCGACTTCGGCGGGGACGTGGTGGCCGCGGTGATCGCCGCCGTCGACGCGCTGGACGGCTCCTACCTGGCCGTGCAGGGGCCGCCGGGGGCGGGCAAGACCTACCTGGCCGCCCGGCTGATCACCCACCTGGTCGCCTCCGGCAGAAGCGTGGGCGTCTGCTCCACCAGCCACAAAGCCATCGAGAACGTCATGGCCGCGGCCGTGCGCGCCGCCGAGGAGAACGGCACGGTGCTGGCGTGCGCCAAACGCCCCGCCGACAAACCCGACCCCGACCTGCCCTGGCAGCAGCCCCGCCAGGTCCGCGACCTGGTGCGCTGGTGCACCGAGCAGGACGGCGGCTTCCTGGTGGGCGGCACCGCGTGGAACTTCGCCAACCCCGGCATGCGCGAGGTCGCGCTGGACGTGCTCATCATCGACGAGGCCGGCCAGTTCGCGCTCGCCGACACCCTGGCGGTGTCCACCGCCGCCCGCGACCTGGTGCTGCTGGGCGACCCCCAGCAGCTGCCGCAGGTGGTGCAGGGCACCCACGGTGAGGGCGCGGACCGCTCCGCACTGGAGCACCTGGTGGGCGACACCGAGATCATCGACGCCTCCCGCGGCTACTTCCTGGACCAGAGCCGCCGCATGCACCCGCGGGTGTGCGAACCGGTGTCGCACCTGGCCTACCGGGGACGGCTGCACGCCCACCCCACGGCGGCACTGCGCGGCCTCGCGGGAGTGGAGGCGGGCCTGTACCGCTGCGTCGTGGAGCACACCGGACGCAGCACGCACAGCCCCGAAGAGGTCACGGCGGTGGTGGAGCTGGCCGCACGCCTGGTGGGGACGCGGTTCCGCGAACCCGGAGCCGAACCGCGGCCGCTCACCGGCGCCGACATCCTGGTGGTGGCGCCGTTCAACCTGCAGGTGCGGGCGCTGCGCGCGGCCCTGGCCGAGGCCGGACTGGACGCGGTACGGGTCGGCACGGTCGACCGGTTCCAGGGCCAGGAAGCACCGGTGGTGCTGTGCTCGATGACGGTGTCGGGGGCCGCCGAGGCCGCCCGCGGCCTGGACTTCGTGCTGTCCCGCAACCGGCTCAACGTGGCCCTGTCGCGCGCCCAGGTGCTGGCCGCGCTCGTGTACTCGCCGTCGCTGCTGCACGCGACCCCCCGGTCGGTGAGCGAACTGCGGGTCCTGGCGGGGTTCGCGGAGCTGTGCTCGCGGGCCCGCGACTGGAACCCCTGA